In Arvicanthis niloticus isolate mArvNil1 chromosome 4, mArvNil1.pat.X, whole genome shotgun sequence, a single window of DNA contains:
- the Kcnmb3 gene encoding calcium-activated potassium channel subunit beta-3, protein MQPFSIPVQITLQGGRRRQGRIALPASGKSHGDPLKVHPKLPSSAGEDRAMLLGIVMMASSVLMFFLLGTTVLKPFMLSSPREESNCTTVHTHIADDWLDFAFTCEDSCQDQGRYPCLQVFVNLGHSGQKVLLHYDEEAIRTNPKCFYTPKCRGDRDDLLNSVLDIKEFFDHNNGTFPCFYSPDDPLGVVLRKSGHKVVFHCLFWPFLTLLGGALIVGLVRLTQHLSFQCEQYSTVLSA, encoded by the exons ATGCAGCCCTTCAGCATCCCGGTCCAAATCACACTACAGGGTGGCCGGAGGCGCCAAGGGAG GATAGCACTTCCGGCCTCAGGCAAAAGCCATGGAGATCCCCTGAAGGTGCACCCAAAGCTTCCATCAAGTGCTGGTGAGGACCGGGCCATGCTGCTGGGCATTGTCATGATGGCCTCCTCCGTGCTGATGTTCTTCCTGTTGGGGACCACTGTGTTGAAGCCCTTCATGCTCAG ctCTCCCAGAGAAGAATCGAACTGTACCACTGTCCACACACACATTGCAGATGATTGGCTGGACTTTGCCTTCACCTGTGAGGATAGCTGCCAGGACCAGGGGAGATACCCCTGCCTGCAGGTGTTCGTAAACCTTGGCCACTCGGGACAGAAAGTGCTTCTTCACTATGATGAGGAGGCCATCAGGACCAACCCCAAG TGCTTTTACACACCCAAGTGTCGCGGAGACAGGGATGATCTGCTCAACAGTGTCCTAGACATCAAGGAATTCTTCGATCACAACAATGGAACTTTCCCCTGCTTCTACAGTCCTGATGACCCCCTGGGAGTTGTCCTCAGGAAGTCCGGCCACAAGGTTGTCTTTCACTGCTTATTTTGGCCTTTCCTGACTTTGCTGGGAGGCGCCCTGATTGTTGGCTTGGTTAGGCTAACACAGCATCTGTCCTTTCAGTGTGAACAGTACAGCACAGTGCTAAGTGCTTAA